Proteins co-encoded in one Spirosoma endbachense genomic window:
- a CDS encoding inorganic pyrophosphatase, which translates to MAKTPSKAHPWHGISPGEKAPDIITAFIEIVPTDTVKYEIDKESGYLKIDRPQQYSNIIPALYGFVPQTYCGDGIAQLASDRSGRTVELGDGDPLDICVLTEREITHGDILLQAIPIGGFRLIDKGEADDKIIAVLKGDSMYGQYNDLSELPVAVVKRLQHYFLTYKNLPDEPAVMELANVYGRDEARDVIRTAMEDYANMPA; encoded by the coding sequence ATGGCAAAAACTCCTTCTAAAGCCCACCCCTGGCACGGTATTTCACCAGGCGAAAAGGCTCCGGATATTATTACCGCGTTCATCGAAATTGTACCGACCGATACGGTTAAGTATGAAATTGATAAAGAGTCGGGTTATCTGAAAATTGACCGCCCGCAGCAGTATTCCAACATTATTCCGGCTTTATACGGATTCGTTCCTCAGACCTACTGTGGCGATGGAATTGCCCAGCTAGCGTCTGATCGCTCGGGCCGTACTGTCGAACTGGGTGATGGTGACCCGCTGGATATCTGCGTACTGACCGAACGCGAAATCACCCACGGTGATATTCTGTTGCAGGCGATCCCGATCGGTGGTTTCCGGTTGATCGACAAAGGTGAAGCCGACGATAAAATTATTGCCGTTTTGAAAGGGGATTCCATGTATGGTCAATACAATGACCTGAGCGAATTGCCCGTAGCTGTTGTGAAGCGTTTACAGCACTACTTCTTAACCTACAAGAATTTACCCGACGAGCCAGCTGTCATGGAACTGGCAAATGTGTACGGTCGCGATGAAGCCCGTGACGTAATCCGGACCGCCATGGAGGATTATGCGAACATGCCTGCCTGA
- a CDS encoding glycosyltransferase family 2 protein: MTELLQLTVLIPLFNEDESLPELHDWIVRVVTEQHYTYEILFVDDGSTDDSWAVIERLAGVNPNVRGVRFNRNYGKTAALQTGFQAARGQIVITMDADLQDSPDEIPELYRMIVEDKYDLVSGWKQKRYDPITKTFPTKLFNAVSRWISGVQLHDFNCGLKAYKQKVVKTIAPTLYGDMHRNLPIVANWNGYGRIGEKVVQHRARKYGTTKFGLERFVNGFLDVLVIAFVHRFSKRPMHFFGTFGTLSFFVGTVLAVWLIAEKLINISQGVKFRNATDNPLFYFGLVAIILGVQLFLAGFLGEMLVRQSLNKSGEHQVAERVGFADRITV, translated from the coding sequence ATGACTGAATTGCTTCAACTAACCGTTTTAATTCCGCTTTTCAACGAAGACGAGTCGCTGCCCGAACTGCACGACTGGATCGTGCGGGTTGTAACGGAACAGCACTATACATACGAAATCCTGTTTGTCGACGATGGCAGCACCGATGACTCATGGGCGGTTATCGAACGGCTGGCAGGCGTTAACCCGAATGTTCGCGGGGTTCGTTTTAATCGTAACTATGGCAAAACGGCCGCCCTGCAAACCGGATTCCAGGCGGCTCGGGGCCAGATTGTGATCACGATGGATGCCGATTTGCAGGATAGCCCCGACGAAATTCCGGAACTGTATCGCATGATCGTTGAGGATAAATACGATCTGGTATCGGGCTGGAAACAAAAACGCTATGACCCGATTACCAAGACTTTCCCGACAAAACTGTTCAATGCGGTTTCGCGCTGGATTTCGGGGGTTCAACTCCACGATTTCAATTGTGGCCTGAAAGCCTACAAACAGAAGGTTGTTAAAACGATAGCTCCCACTCTATATGGCGATATGCACCGGAACCTGCCCATTGTGGCTAACTGGAACGGCTACGGCCGGATTGGGGAGAAGGTTGTCCAGCACCGTGCCCGTAAGTACGGGACAACCAAATTTGGCCTTGAACGCTTCGTCAATGGTTTTCTGGATGTGCTGGTTATTGCCTTCGTACACCGGTTTAGCAAGCGGCCGATGCACTTTTTCGGCACATTCGGAACGCTATCGTTTTTTGTCGGGACAGTTCTGGCCGTGTGGCTTATCGCCGAGAAGCTGATCAATATCTCCCAGGGCGTGAAATTTAGAAATGCCACCGATAATCCGTTGTTCTACTTCGGACTGGTCGCCATTATTCTTGGCGTTCAGCTATTCCTGGCGGGCTTCCTGGGTGAAATGCTGGTCCGGCAATCGCTGAATAAATCCGGTGAACACCAGGTCGCTGAGCGTGTTGGTTTCGCGGATCGAATAACTGTATAG